TCCTCGAGCAGGATTGTGAACTTTGATCAGAACGGCAGCTGCCATTGCCAATTGAGAGGCATCTGAGAATCCATGAATCTCAAGATCCGAGCACGTGGATGAGCTGATCCATCTTGGGATTTTTATCGAGTCGATGCTAATGAGTTCTTGCTTGAATGTCTTCCACTTATGGCGTAATGTAGCCGGTAGTAGTTCGTCCCAGCCGAGTTTCACAAGCCAGAGTTCCTGCATAAACATCTTTGCTTGAATTGTGAGTGGAGCAAGGAACCCAAGAGGATCAAAAATCTGAGCAATCTCTGAGAGTACTGCACGTTTGGTGTACGATGAAGCCGAGGTTGATTGCGCAGTGTGATGGAACGAGAATTGATCTCGTTTGGAGGACCAGAGCATTCCCAAGACCTTGGTGCTGGTGTCTGGATCCTCGAGTGGGTATTGATCGACCACTTCCGCGTGGCTGAGTTGATTGAGCTGGCGAAAATTACTTGCCCACTTGGCAAGTGGGAATCCGCCCGCCTTACATAGTTGTTCCGTTTGATCGGCGACCTGTTGAAGTGTTTCGGTGTCGTCAGCGCCTCCTGAGATGTCGTCGACGTAACGACCCCGAGTGAGTGGCACGATGGCTAACGGGAATCTGTGTCCCTCATCCTTGACGAGCTGGAGCAGGGCTCGAACGGCCAGGTATGGAGCAAACGTCGTGCCGTAGGTAACGGTAGTGAGCAGAAATTGCACAATATTGCCGACGTGATCGAACCAGAGTATTTTCTGATAAATCTGGTCATCACGGTGGACCAGAATTTGGCGGTACATCTTGGTAATGTCCGTGAGGAAGATGAATCGATGTGAGCGAAGTCGGAGCAGAACATCAAGGATGTTGAGCAGAAGTCTGGGACCTGTATGCGCTAAGTCGTTCAGGGACAGCCCAGAATTGGTTGGTTTGGAGCCGTTAAATACTACTCGTATTTTTTGCTTGTTATTGGTGGTCTTCAGGACCCCATGATGAGGCAGGAGGTAACCTTGGTGAGCCGAGTCATGATTTGCGAGTACCATGTGGTTAAGTTGAAGATACTCATCCATGAACTCTCGGTAGAGCTTATTGAGTTGTTGGTCGTTGTTGAGACGACGCTCCAGGTGTCGAAGACACCGATATGCAGCACAGTATGAGTCTCCGAGCCGAGCTGGTGAAAACTTGAATGGAAGTCTGACGATGTATCTTCCAGCAGCATCTCGTCTGTGTGTGCTCTGGAAATGAGCTTCACATGCTTCCTCGTCAGGAGTAAGCAGATTGGTTTGATCAGATGGTACCTCTTCCTGAATCCCAAACCGTGTTAGGAGCTCCTGAAGCTCTTGATGATGATCCGAGCAGGTTACTTGTAGCATTCGAGGTGGCTGGTGAGTGGTTGTGGTGATTGGACCGAGTACAATCCAACCAAAGATAGTATTTTGAGCGATAGGGAAATCATTTTCCCATCGAATAGTGTCGTCGAGTACTACTCGTCCATAGTAATCAGCACCAATGATGATATCGACTGGTCCTGGTACGGCGAAGTCTCGATCTGCTAACTTGAGAGACTCGTAGCGCGCGAGATCGATGTTATCGAGCGCAATGGACGGTAGTAGCGCAGTTAAACCACTCAGCATGTGTGCGATGATGGTGATTTTCTGCGCTGAGTGTTGAGATACGAGTGTGATCTGCACACACCCTTTTGTATGACCAGCCTTGGTGGAGCCAATCCCCAGTATGTTGAGATTTGAGCGTGAACGTGATAGAGCTAAGAGACAAACTAGTGAATCTGAAATAAAGGAAATTTCAGAACCAGTATCTAGTAATAGTCTAATTGGAGTGGTACTTAACTTGGTCATTATGTTGACACGACAAGTGGCGAGCAGTACTGCAGGTCGTCGAGCAGGATGACGAGCAGGTATCTTGTGAACCTGGGAGGTTTGAGCCGAGTAAGTTGAAGAATTTTCTTCGAGCACAGGCGCACTAATTGAGCCGAGCAGATTGCCATGCGGAAGTAGATCACATTATTGAGCAGTCGTGGGGTTGCTGCCTTGGGTAGTCAGACTGAGCGGTCCTGGGTGAATCATGGAGTGATGATCACCCTGACATGCGCGAATACGAAACTTGGATCGGCAAGCTTCCTTGCGATGGTGTCCAAGGCAGTTGGAGCAGAGCTGGTACTTCAAGACCACTTGGCAGCGGTCAGCATTGGAGAGTGATGTGAACTTGTCACACTTCACAATGTAGTGATCGCCACGACACATATCACAAGGATATGCCGTGCCTGATTGAGCCGAGCTGGAACCCCCCGATGTCACTGGCGGTCGTTGAGCAGACGATGAACTCTGGACAGCGACATTGGCGTAAGCATTGGGTCTTCCGGAGGTTGGAAGCTTTCTCAAAGGTTTCTGAGCGTGAGCCGAGTTATTCGGACCTTGGGCTGGTCCAATGCGTTCAAGAGCTCGAGCACGAGATACAAGAAATTCATTGAGCTTCTTGAGCTTCGGAAAGTCCGTTGATGAGCCGAGTGAGTGTTCCCACGCCTCGCGGGTTGAGCGATCCAGTTTTTTCTGGATGAGCTGGGTCAGCAACATGCCATCACATGGTGCCAGACTGATCCCCTGAGCCTTGAGCGCATTCAGTGCCTGAGTGACTGAATTGATCAGACCGTTGAGCTGTTCGGAGGACTTGGCTGTCATGGGTGTCAAGTCCAGCAGTTTGTCGAGCTGAGCCCCGACGAGCAGACGTTGGTTCTCGTATCACTGGTGCACGGCCTCCCAGGATAGCGAGAACTGAGCATCGCACATTGGTGCATTGGCGATGAGTTGAGCAGCAGCACCTGTCAGGTGCATCTTCAGGAACTGGAGTTTCTGAACACCCGATAGCCCCTGGTGTTCCTCCATGGCTGATGTGAACATGTCACGGAACTCAGGCCATTTCGCGTAGTCACCGGAGAACTTCTCGATGTCCAGCGGTGGGAGAGTGATGATCTTCTGAGTGGGTGGCGCAACCTGGGCCGTGGGGACAGGTTGTGGAGCAGATCTGCTAATAGCGTTGAGCAGTGAGCTGAGCCGAGTGCGAGCGCCCAGGTAGGAGCGATATGCCAGGTCATATGTGCCCTCCTTGACGTACGAGCTCTGAAGAAACTCGTCAGTACAATTGAGCCCCAGATAGTCATGGGTGGCGATGAACTGCTGCTACTCTTCGTTCAGGATGTCGAT
This genomic window from Microplitis demolitor isolate Queensland-Clemson2020A chromosome 6, iyMicDemo2.1a, whole genome shotgun sequence contains:
- the LOC106693427 gene encoding uncharacterized protein LOC106693427, producing MTKLSTTPIRLLLDTGSEISFISDSLVCLLALSRSRSNLNILGIGSTKAGHTKGCVQITLVSQHSAQKITIIAHMLSGLTALLPSIALDNIDLARYESLKLADRDFAVPGPVDIIIGADYYGRVVLDDTIRWENDFPIAQNTIFGWIVLGPITTTTHQPPRMLQVTCSDHHQELQELLTRFGIQEEVPSDQTNLLTPDEEACEAHFQSTHRRDAAGRYIVRLPFKFSPARLGDSYCAAYRCLRHLERRLNNDQQLNKLYREFMDEYLQLNHMVLANHDSAHQGYLLPHHGVLKTTNNKQKIRVVFNGSKPTNSGLSLNDLAHTGPRLLLNILDVLLRLRSHRFIFLTDITKMYRQILVHRDDQIYQKILWFDHVGNIVQFLLTTVTYGTTFAPYLAVRALLQLVKDEGHRFPLAIVPLTRGRYVDDISGGADDTETLQQVADQTEQLCKAGGFPLAKWASNFRQLNQLSHAEVVDQYPLEDPDTSTKVLGMLWSSKRDQFSFHHTAQSTSASSYTKRAVLSEIAQIFDPLGFLAPLTIQAKMFMQELWLVKLGWDELLPATLRHKWKTFKQELISIDSIKIPRWISSSTCSDLEIHGFSDASQLAMAAAVLIKVHNPARGVRVTLLCSKTKVSPLKKMTIPRLELSAALMLAKLVRHCQITLDYERVPTYLWTDSSVALTWIHSHPSRWKDFVRNRVSQIQDLTPDGHWRFVPGTENPADCATRGLTTTQLKVHQLWWTGPPWLLQNQSSWPTSPAHIDVDSLPEERPIKAFYSSAQPLVSHWTIMDRPIPLLRVLRATVICWRFRDLLNHKFNSTLNHAITSDEVSQALSFCIKETQRVYFHSEIKLLNTQASWPRDHPFARLVAFLDTDGIIRVGGRLANAPDNDQHKHPAVLPRDAPLTRLIISDSHQRTLHGGTQLTLAYLRQRY
- the LOC128668034 gene encoding uncharacterized protein LOC128668034, yielding MTAKSSEQLNGLINSVTQALNALKAQGISLAPCDGMLLTQLIQKKLDRSTREAWEHSLGSSTDFPKLKKLNEFLVSRARALERIGPAQGPNNSAHAQKPLRKLPTSGRPNAYANVAVQSSSSAQRPPVTSGGSSSAQSGTAYPCDMCRGDHYIVKCDKFTSLSNADRCQVVLKYQLCSNCLGHHRKEACRSKFRIRACQGDHHSMIHPGPLSLTTQGSNPTTAQ